The nucleotide window CATGTCGTCCTGGTACGAGGTGGGGCCCGTATTGGGCCGCATCTGGGCGACCGAGACATAGCGGGTGCCGTCGAGGGTGGGCACCCACAGCACCAGATCGGCGAAGGAGAGGTCGGAGAGCAGCTGCCACTCCGAGACCAGCAGATGGAGCCACTCGAGGTCGGTGTCGCTCAGAGCGGTGTGCTGGCGTACGAGATCGTTCATGGAGGGCACGTCTTGGAGCCTACCGGCGTACCCTGTATGCGATGTGTCTGCATGGGCATGGACAAGTGAGAATGGTCTAGTCCAGAATGCGGCAAAGACCTCCGTTCTCCCCGCACAGGAGAACGGAACGAGGCCGCCGGCGCTCTCTGCCCTGACTGCGCCGAGGCCTCCGATCGACCGGTCCCAGGACGGGACCGCGCCCCTACCGCACACAGGGGCGCCTTCCGCCCGCAAGGCGGGACCGGCCGATGTCAGCTCCGGGCTGCGGTGCCGGACAGGTTGAGGGTCCTGTCCCGGCGCCGCGGCCCGCGGGTGTTTCCGGGGCCGTCAACGGATCCGGGCGGGCCCGTGCCGCGGAGGGGAGCGTCGTGCCTCCTCCGGGCCGTCCGGACCGCCCGCCACCGGCCGGGATGCCGCATCCAGCCTGCGCCGGGCGTCCGCCCGCGCCGCGATCAGCACGCTCGACGCCCCATCCCGCCGCTCGCGACGGCGAGTTCGCCGGCGTGTCGTCGCTCGCCCCGGAGGGCGCCCCGCCGTTCGGCCCGGACAGCGCCCCGCCCGGCCTGCCCCGCCACCGGAAGACACCGCCTCCGCCCGGCAGCGCCGCCGGGTCCCGTCGCCCCCGCTCTGCTAGATTGGTCTATACCACATGAGATTCTCCAGAACGGCAGGCCAAGCGTGGAAGTTGTCATCGTTCCGGATGCCATGGCGGGCGGCGAGCTGATCGCGGAGGCCCTCGCGGCCCTGCTGCGCCGTAGGCCCGCAGCGCTGCTCGGTGTGGCCACCGGCTCCACCCCGCTGCCCGTCTACGAGGCGCTGGCGGCACGGGTCAGGGCCGGGTCGGTGGACGCCTCACGGGCGCGCATCTGTCAGCTCGACGAGTATGTGGGCCTGCCGGCCGGGCACCCCGAGTCCTACCGCTCGGTGGTGCTGCGTGAGGTGGTCGAGCCGCTCGGTCTCGACGCGGACTCCTTCATGGGGCCCGATGGCACGGCCGAGGACGTCCAGGCCGCCTGCGCGGCGTACGACGGTGCGCTGCGCGAGGCCGGCGGGGTGGACCTCCAGCTGCTGGGCATCGGCACCGACGGGCACATCGGCTTCAACGAGCCCTGCTCGTCGCTCGC belongs to Streptomyces sp. NBC_01454 and includes:
- the nagB gene encoding glucosamine-6-phosphate deaminase, with the translated sequence MEVVIVPDAMAGGELIAEALAALLRRRPAALLGVATGSTPLPVYEALAARVRAGSVDASRARICQLDEYVGLPAGHPESYRSVVLREVVEPLGLDADSFMGPDGTAEDVQAACAAYDGALREAGGVDLQLLGIGTDGHIGFNEPCSSLASRTRIKTLTQQTRKDNARFFDRPEEVPHHVITQGIGTILEARHLVLLATGAGKADAVARAVEGPVAALVPASALQLHPHATVVVDEAAAAKLTLADYFRATYAAKPHWQGL